The proteins below come from a single Jaculus jaculus isolate mJacJac1 chromosome X, mJacJac1.mat.Y.cur, whole genome shotgun sequence genomic window:
- the Slc6a14 gene encoding sodium- and chloride-dependent neutral and basic amino acid transporter B(0+), whose protein sequence is MDKLKCPSFFRSRGKEKMTASSENFHVNENDENQERGNWSKKSDYLLSMVGYAVGLGNVWRFPYLTYNNGGGAFLIPYAIMLALAGLPLFFLECSLGQFASLGPVSVWRILPLFQGVGITMVLISIFVAIYYNVIISYSLYYLFASFQSELPWANCSTWSDNNCSRSPIVSGCTVNTEAGNIQANISWVTANNFTCINGTEVFRPGQLPSEQYWDKVALRRSSGMDETGAVVWYLALCLLLAWLIVGAALFKGIKSSGKVVYFTALFPYVVLLILLIRGATLEGASKGISYYIGAQSNFTKLREAEVWKDAATQIFYSLSVAWGGLVALSSYNKFNNNCYSDAIVVCMTNCITSVFAGFAIFSILGHMAHISGKEVSQVVKSGFDLAFIAYPEALAQLPGGPFWSILFFFMLLTLGLDSQFASIETITTTIQDLFPKAMKTLRIPITLGCCLVMFLLGLICVTQAGIYWVNLIDHFCAGWGILIAAILEISGIIWIYGGNRFIEDIEMMIGAKRWIFWLWWRACWFVITPILLTAILVWSLVKFQRPEYADIPYPVWGVALGWCMIIFCIIWIPIVAIIKIVQAEGNICQRIKNCCRPASNWGPYLQKHRGERYKDMAEPEKETDHEIPTVTDSGKTEFDVAF, encoded by the exons ATGGACAAATTGAAGTGCCCGAGCTTCTTCaggagcagagggaaggag AAAATGACTGCTTCATCTGAGAATTTCCACGTTAATGAAAATGATGAGAATCAGGAACGTGGTAACTGGTCCAAAAAGTCGGATTATCTTCTATCTATGGTTGGATATGCAGTGGGTTTGGGAAATGTGTGGAGATTCCCATATCTAACCTACAACAATGGCGGAg gTGCTTTCTTGATACCTTATGCCATTATGCTGGCATTGGCTGGTTTACCTTTGTTCTTCCTAGAATGTTCATTGGGACAATTTGCTAGCTTAGGTCCAGTTTCAGTTTGGAGGATTCTACCATTGTTTCAAG GTGTGGGAATCACGATGGTCCTGATATCCATTTTTGTGGCAATCTATTATAACGTCATAATCTCCTATAGTCTTTACTACTTGTTTGCTTCTTTTCAAAGTGAATTACCATGGGCAAATTGTTCTACTTGGTCAGATAATAACTGTAGCAGATCACCTATAG tatcTGGTTGTACTGTGAATACAGAAGCAGGAAATATACAAGCGAATATAAGTTGGGTCACTGCCAACAATTTTACTTGCATTAATGGTACAGAAGTTTTTCGGCCAGGACAGCTTCCTAGTGAACAGTATTGGGA TAAAGTGGCCCTTAGGAGGTCAAGTGGAATGGATGAGACTGGAGCAGTTGTTTGGTATTTAGCACTCTGTCTTCTTCTGGCCTGGCTCATTGTTGGAGCAGCTCTATTTAAAGGAATCAAGTCTTCTGGCAAG GTTGTATATTTTACGGCTCTATTCCCCTATGTGGTCCTACTGATTCTGTTAATACGAGGTGCAACGCTGGAGGGTGCATCAAAAGGCATTTCGTACTATATTGGAGCACAGTCAAATTTTACAAAACTGAGGGAAGCGGAG GTTTGGAAAGATGCTGCCACTCAGATATTTTATTCCCTTTCAGTGGCTTGGGGTGGCCTAGTGGCTTTATCCTCTTACAACAAGTTCAATAACAACTGCTACTCTGATGCCATTGTAGTTTGTATGACAAACTGCATAACTAGTGTGTTTGCTGGATTTGCTATTTTTTCCATATTGGGACACATGGCTCATATATCTGGAAAAGAAGTCTCTCAAGTTGTAAAATCAG GTTTTGATTTAGCATTCATTGCCTATCCAGAAGCTCTAGCCCAACTCCCAGGAGGTCCATTTTGGtccatattatttttctttatgctttTAACTTTGGGTCTTGATTCTCAATTTGCTTCTATTG AAACAATTACAACAACAATTCAAGATTTATTTCCCAAAGCAATGAAGACGTTGAGGATTCCTATAACTTTGGGTTGCTGCTTGGTTATGTTTCTTCTTGGTCTCATCTGTGTGACTCAG GCTGGAATTTACTGGGTTAATCTAATTGACCACTTCTGTGCTGGATGGGGCATTTTGATTGCAGCTATACTGGAAATATCAGGAATTATCTGGATTTATG GAGGAAACAGATTCATTGAAGACATAGAAATGATGATTGGAGCAAAGAGGTGGATATTTTGGCTCTGGTGGAGAGCTTGCTGGTTTGTTATTACACCTATCCTGTTGACT GCAATTTTAGTGTGGTCCCTGGTGAAATTTCAGAGACCTGAGTATGCTGACATCCCATACCCTGTTTGGGGAGTTGCTCTGGGCTGGTGCATGATTATTTTCTGCATTATTTGGATTCCAATTGTGGCTATCATAAAGATAGTTCAGGCTGAAGGAAACATCTGCCAA CGCATTAAAAACTGCTGTAGACCAGCTTCTAATTGGGGTCCATACCTGCAGAAACATCGTGGGGAGAGATATAAAGACATGGCTGAGCCTGAAAAAGAGACTGATCATGAAATACCTACTGTTACTGATAGTGGAAAAACAGAATTTGATGTCGCTTTTTAA